The window ATTGCATTTCCTTTGTGTTGGTAATTAGAAGAATGGCAATGAATCAAATTACTTGACAAATACGTGCTGTCTGACACTATTTaacctttttcatatttttaggTTGCGAGGGTATTACACCTTATGTATAGGTTAGTTGTACAGCCGAATGCTGCAAGAGCTCAGATGTTTGCAGAGGTATTTATAACATCCGGTGGGATAGAAACACTTCTTGTTCTGCTGCAGCGAGAAACTAAAACTGGTGAGGATAGTGTTTTAGCTATGGGTAAGAGTGGAACAAGGTCATCAACTGATCAAAGTGAAAAGAGTCAGAACAACGGGTCTGGTTCTGTAAAAAAGTTGGATTCCGGTGTTGACCCTTCTGGTCCTGATGGAAATTCTGTTGAGGATGATAATGTAGGGTCTCCGAATGAACCAGCATCAGATCCACAAGAAAATGAGCATGTATTTTCATCTGTCATTTGTGATAATGACTCGATTTCCATTACCAATTCCATAGATACGGAGAGAATATTGTCTGTTTCTGAAATTGGTGGTATAAGTCTTTCGATTAGTGCTGATAGTGCAAGAAATAACGTGTACAATGTTGACAATAGTGATGCTGTTGTCGTTGGGATCATTAGATTGATTGGTGCTTTAATTTCTAGTGGGCACCTAACATTTGATTCGGTTGCCCGTTCTGATTTGACAAGTAACATTCTGGGTAGTGGACTCCATGAAAATGGAGGAACGATGTTTGATGATAAAGTCGCATTGCTCCTATTTGCTTTGCTGAAAGCATTTCAATCTGCTCCAAACAGGCTGATGACTGACAACGTCTATACAACTTTGCTTGGAGCCTCGGTATGGCATGCTCTTGATACCCATTTTGTTTAATCATTTTATGAACAAAGTGATTGAAAAGTATATAGGGTATCTTTTCTGATTGCCATGGTACTACTTTCTTTGACTTGGGTGGAAAAAAGAGGGAGTATATAGCGtttcttattataaaatagcGTTGGTATGTTTCTGCATGGTTCTTTCATGTCAACTTTGTACTTCTCTTATTTGTATACACGAAGGTGTGAAACTTGATGAAAGTTGGTTTTAAATCTGGCTCCCTAATATGCTCTGTGATACCATATATTGTCTATCATGATTTACTACGGCTGTTGTGATGTGTGGTTCACATTCATACGCCAGCATTGTCTATCATGATTAGTCTTTAAGATTTTGGTGTGAGGTTAAACTTATAGCGATCACGTGTGCTTTCTTGCAGATCAATGCTTCATCAACAGAAGATGGCCTTAACTTTTATGATTCAGGTCATCGCTTTGAACACTCCCAACTTTTGTTAGTCCTCCTGCGGTCTCTACCATCTGCGTCCATGGCTCTACAAAGCCGAGCACTTCAGGTATATGTCATGACTGTCAAGGAATAAATGTCGTTGTAAAGGTGCTTGTGATATTCTGGACCCTGGGTTAGTATAAGTGTACTAGGAAACAGTATGAGCATTTTGTTCCAAATAGCTGTCAATCTGTCATGAAATCTGATAAAACTTAAGATTAGTTGTCTGGAACTTTTATTCTGCGGACTTTCTTTAAAAGCGTTCACTTCCATTGTTCTATTCATTTGATGACTTTCTGAACtccctctttcttttttcaggATCTTCTCTTTTTGGCTTGTAGTCATCCGGAAAATAGAAGCAGTCTGACAAAAATGGAAGAATGGCCTGAGTGGATCTTGGAGATTTTGATCTCGAATTATGAGGTACTCATCCAACTCTAGAACCTAAACCTTTTCAATCACAATTTTGTATTGTCAGTGAGCCCACTAATGCCTTAAAAGAGTATATAATCAACTATGTTAGCTGGTAAGTTGTAGACAAAGTGCCAACAGCTCTGCCAAATTTTGCTGACTTTTGTGTGTACACAGAAAGATGCTGGGAAACAGTCTGCTTCAGCGGGTTCTTCTGAGGTAGAAGATCTAATTCACAACTTCTTGATCATAATGTTGGAACATTCAATGCGCCAAAAAGATGGTTGGAAGGTagatatttgtttttactttctattGGCTTACACCTTAGCTCTCTTCAAGCtccattgtttttaattattattacttcTGTCATATATTTCCTTCTTACAGGATATCGAGGCTACAATTCATTGTGCAGAGTGGCTTTCTATCGTTGGTGGTTCTAGCACTGGAGAGCAAAGAATTAGGTATTTCCATGTAACTCTTTATCACCTTTCCACGCTTATTTTGAATGACTTCACTTTTCCTGAGGCACTTTTGTACGGTTTCTATTTCGGTTTTCTGAAGATTGGTATGGTAGTTTTGAGTCATTATCTCTAGCATCctgtcattttttattttattttttatcttctaCTCTTTGAAGGCGTGAGGAGTCATTACCAATTTTCAAAAGAAGACTTTTTGGTGGTTTGCTAGACTTTGCTGCCAGAGAACTGCAGGCTCAGGTAACTCCACTTTTcctgcgttttttttttcaaatcttatAATATAACGAGAAACCAAAATGAATATTCTTTTATACCTTCCATAGTTTCACATATAGCCAACTCCTTCCATTCCTGTAAATACCTTTTTTCAGTGAGCTATTAAATGGCTATATAAAGTCTTTGATAAAGGAAATGTAGAGTTTGTTTTTACAAATGCACAATGTATATTTTCCAGGGAGTTTGCTTGCAAGAAACAATGCTGTAAAGCTTAGTGCTCTCATATTATTCTTTCATGCATGTGTGTGTGTTCACCCGTCTATTGGGATAGAACTAGATTTTTATCTACACAATCTTTTTTTCCCCTCAACAGACTCAAGTTATTGCTGCAGCAGCTGCTGGTGTTGCTGCAGAGGGTCTAGCACCAAAAGATGCAAAGGCTGGAGCAGAAAATGCTGCTCAGCTTTCTGTCTTTCTGGTGGAAAATGCAATCGTGATTTTGATGCTCGTCGAAGATCATTTGAGGTTACAAAGCAAACAAACTTGTACAACAAATGCAGTTGATGCTTCTCCGtctcctctttctcttgtttctcttaaAAATCGTACAAGCACACTGACAGCGATCGGAGAATCGTCAGAGATTTCTAGCAGTCGCGCTTCACTGTCAAGTGATTCAGGGAAGGTCCCTTTGGATGTAAGTGGAAAACATTCTCAAAACACCTAATTTCTCTAATATGGactttcaatattttgtttctcacGTTTTCTTGTATAATCAAGTGCTTTTCAAGAAACCACGCTCATACAtttcattatattttcatatgatGTTAATCCGTTCATGCTTCTCTTATGTTCATGATCAATTCGTCTCCTTGTTGGTTGGGTCAAtacctattttttttctttttttctttcattgttGTATCTTTTACGAGCTTGCCATTttcaatatcaaattttaatattgttatttGGGATTctcttaaacatatatatattttttttacttttctttttcagataCTCGCTTCAATGGCTGATTCAAGTGGACAGATTTCTGCAGTCGCAATGGAGCGCCTTACTGCTGCCTCTGCAGCTGAACCTTATGAATCTGTTTCCTGTGCTTTTGTTTCATATGGTAGCTGTGCCATGGATTTGGCTGAGGGTTGGAAGTATAGGAGTCGATTGTGGTATGGTGTTGGCTTTCCCCCTAAAACTAGttcttttggtggtggtggcagTGGTTCAGACTCTTGGAAATCTACTTTAGAAAAAGATACTCATGGAAACTGGATTGAACTTCCCTTGGTTAAAAAATCTGTATCCATGCTTCAAGCTTTGCTGTTAGATGAGTCCGGACTCGGAGGTGGCCTTGGAATAGGTGGAGGATCTGGTACTGGGATGGGAGGGATGACAGCCCTCTACCAGTTGCTGGACAGTGATCAGCCTTTCTTATGCATGCTTCGAATGGTGCTTCTGTCTATGAGGGAAGAAGACTATGGTGAAGATAATATGCTAATGAGAAATCTAAGTTCTGAACGTTCTTCCGGGAATTCAGGTACATTAGATAGCGGTTCTCTAATGTCTATGCGACAATCCCGATCAGCTTTATTGTGGAGGTAAACTCAATGACATATTTTGTTGATCTCTTCATTGCCAATTAGATATCCATCTGCTTACATACTGTGTCAGCAATTTTGCACCCTGGTAAagtttgactcttttttttttcttatctcacAGTGTGCTCTCTCCTATCCTAAACATGCCAATATCCGATTCAAAGAGGCAGAGAGTACTGGTTACTGCCTGTGTTCTCTATTCTGAGGTTAGTTCTTCCCTAATCAGATTGGCATGCTTAATGATATTCTGGTCTCAAATCTCCATGCAGCGATTGGAAAGTTGTCATCTTCCCCTATTTTACTTCTGATGCTGTCCTTAGTGTTTTGGTTAAAAATCTGATGCTGTTCACTGTCCAGGGccttgtgttttttcttttccttcttcactTTCTGATTCCAGCACAAATATGTGTAGGTATGGCATGCTATCAGCAGAGACAGAAGACCACTTCGTAAGCAGTATATAGAGGCTATTTTACCACCATTTGTTGCAGTCCTCCGGAGATGGCGACCTCTTTTGGCTGGCATTCATGAACTTGCCACTGCTGATGGTATGAATCCCCTTGTCGTTGATGATCGTGCCTTGGCTGCTGATGCGCTTCCCGTTGAGGTAGCTTAAAGCTGTTTACATTACTCAGTTGCTATCATGGTTCTATGTTTCTATAATGATTACTGTTTATTTCTAGTTGCCGAGATGCCATTTCAGCGCTTAAAAAATTGCTTACTTTTACCAAAGTTTTGTATTAGGTTTAGAATTTTTGATGCTTGATTTACTAAATTGAGTTATCCAATATTTTCTGTTTAGGGTGCTCTTTCTATGGTTACTCCGGAGTGGGCTGCTGCTTTTGCTTCACCGCCTGCTGCAATGGCTCTAGCAATGATAGCTGCAGGGGCAGCTGGCTGGGAAGCCCCGCCACCTCCTACAGCTTCACATTTTAGGCGAGACTCTTCTATGCTTGAGCGTAAGACTGCCAAACTTCAGACCTTTTCAAGCTTCCAGAAACCACTGGAGCCTCCAAACAACAATGCACCACCTCGACCAAGGGATAAAGCTGCTGCAAAAGCGGCAGCTTTGGCAGCTGCACGAGATCTTGAACGGAATGCAAAGATTGGTTCAGGAAGAGGTCTGAGTGCTGTTGCAATGGCTACTTCTGCGCAGCGGAGGAATATCGGTGACATGGAGCGTTTACAGAGATGGAACACTTCCGAAGCTATGGGAGTGGCATGGATGGAATGTCTCCAACCAATGGATACAAAATCAGTTTATGGAAAAGATTTCAATGCTTTGTCGTACAAATTTATTGCTGTACTGGTGGCAAGTTTTGCTTTAGCACGTAACATGCAAAGATCAGAGGTTTGATTTCCACCTTGGCACACTTCATAGTTTTTGAAGGGTGCATACTCTTGACTCTCACTTTTTGGTTCAACTTCTCACCAGATTGATAGGCGTATGCAAGATGATATCATTGCGGCAACTCGCCTATGCTTGGGAAGCCGTGGTTGGCGCAAATTAATTCGTTACTTGGCAGAAATGAGATGCTTTTTTGGGCCTTTTGGAAATGAAATATGCAGTCCTGAACGCGTAAGCGGTGTTTCTTTCTAAGAATCTGGAACATGATAAGAAGTTTCTCAGTACCGTGATATCTTTAAACATGCAGGTTTTTTGGAAACTTGATTCTATGGAAAGCTTTTCAAGGATGAGACAGTGTATAAGGAGGGATTATTCTGGGACTGATCATCTCGGGGCAGCAGCAAACTATGACGATCAGACAGACACAAAAAGTGATAATGGTAGCAAGGGTTCTGCATCGAATCCTCCTGTTCTTGCTGCTGAAGTTATATCAATGGAAATAGCgtatgaagatgatgaacaTGGAGAGGGTGATCATCTTGATATCAAAGGCCATGCTGAAGAACATAGAAGGGAAAATGAAGAGAGAATATCTGGTTCACATGAGCATGCATCCAGAAATTCAGCAGGGACTAGTGATCCTCGAACTTCAAATGACCATGAAATGGTCCGAGATTCTTCAGCAGTAGCACCTGGCTTTGTTCCCAGTGAAGTTGATGAAAGGATCCTTCTTGAGTTTCCCACATCAATGGTCCGGCCACTAAGGGTTGTGAAAGGAACCTTTCAAGTATGTTCGACCGACTTGAATGTTTTGGATTCTCAACAAGTAGCTAACTCGAAAGTAGTTAATAAATTGGATAAGAATCAACTAGACTACTTGGATCAAGTGAATTCAAGAATTTTGGCATGTAGACATTATATAAATCTGAATTGGCTCATAATTCCCATATATGCTTTTCTTGTTGCTGATCAAACTGCTGTGCCTTCTCAGATTACAACACGGAGGATAAATTTTATTGTTGACAACAGAGAAAGCCAGAATTTGACTGATCACTCTTATGGATCCCAATCACGTGACCAAGAAAAGGATCGTAGTTGGCCAATGTCTTCTCTTCATCAGATTT of the Camelina sativa cultivar DH55 unplaced genomic scaffold, Cs unpScaffold01171, whole genome shotgun sequence genome contains:
- the LOC104774033 gene encoding BEACH domain-containing protein C2-like (The sequence of the model RefSeq protein was modified relative to this genomic sequence to represent the inferred CDS: added 2300 bases not found in genome assembly), which translates into the protein PQPNQVARVLHLMYRLVVQPNAARAQMFAEVFITSGGIETLLVLLQRETKTGEDSVLAMGKSGTRSSTDQSEKSQNNGSGSVKKLDSGVDPSGPDGNSVEDDNVGSPNEPASDPQENEHVFSSVICDNDSISITNSIDTERILSVSEIGGISLSISADSARNNVYNVDNSDAVVVGIIRLIGALISSGHLTFDSVARSDLTSNILGSGLHENGGTMFDDKVALLLFALLKAFQSAPNRLMTDNVYTTLLGASINASSTEDGLNFYDSGHRFEHSQLLLVLLRSLPSASMALQSRALQDLLFLACSHPENRSSLTKMEEWPEWILEILISNYEKDAGKQSASAGSSEVEDLIHNFLIIMLEHSMRQKDGWKDIEATIHCAEWLSIVGGSSTGEQRIRREESLPIFKRRLFGGLLDFAARELQAQTQVIAAAAAGVAAEGLAPKDAKAGAENAAQLSVFLVENAIVILMLVEDHLRLQSKQTCTTNAVDASPSPLSLVSLKNRTSTLTAIGESSEISSSRASLSSDSGKVPLDILASMADSSGQISAVAMERLTAASAAEPYESVSCAFVSYGSCAMDLAEGWKYRSRLWYGVGFPPKTSSFGGGGSGSDSWKSTLEKDTHGNWIELPLVKKSVSMLQALLLDESGLGGGLGIGGGSGTGMGGMTALYQLLDSDQPFLCMLRMVLLSMREEDYGEDNMLMRNLSSERSSGNSGTLDSGSLMSMRQSRSALLWSVLSPILNMPISDSKRQRVLVTACVLYSEVWHAISRDRRPLRKQYIEAILPPFVAVLRRWRPLLAGIHELATADGMNPLVVDDRALAADALPVEGALSMVTPEWAAAFASPPAAMALAMIAAGAAGWEAPPPPTASHFRRDSSMLERKTAKLQTFSSFQKPLEPPNNNAPPRPRDKAAAKAAALAAARDLERNAKIGSGRGLSAVAMATSAQRRNIGDMERLQRWNTSEAMGVAWMECLQPMDTKSVYGKDFNALSYKFIAVLVASFALARNMQRSEIDRRMQDDIIAATRLCLGSRGWRKLIRYLAEMRCFFGPFGNEICSPERVFWKLDSMESFSRMRQCIRRDYSGTDHLGAAANYDDQTDTKSDNGSKGSASNPPVLAAEVISMEIAYEDDEHGEGDHLDIKGHAEEHRRENEERISGSHEHASRNSAGTSDPRTSNDHEMVRDSSAVAPGFVPSEVDERILLEFPTSMVRPLRVVKGTFQITTRRINFIVDNRESQNLTDHSYGSQSRDQEKDRSWPMSSLHQIYSRRYLLRRSALELFMVDRSNFFFDFGNTEGRRNAYRAIVQARPPHLNNVYLATQRPEQLLRRTQLMERWARWEISNFEYLMQLNTLAGRSYNDITQYPVFPWIISDNSSESLDLSNPSTFRDLSKPIGALNPERLKKFQERYSSFEDPVIPKFHYGSHYSSAGAVLYYLARVEPFTTLSIQLQGGKFDHADRMFSDIPGTWNGVLEDMSDVKELVPELFYLPEVLTNENSIDFGTTQLGEKLDAVKLPPWAKNPVDFVHKQRRALESEHVSAHLHEWIDLIFGYKQRGKEAILANNVFFYITYEGTVDIDKITDPVQQRATQDQIAYFGQTPSQLLTVPHMKRMPLKDVLHMQTIFRNPKEIKPYAVQAPERCNLPASAIQASSDSVVIVDMNVPAARVAQHKWQPNTPDGQGTPFLFHHGKATATSTSGSLMRMFKGPASSGTGDWQFPQAQAFAASGIRSSSVVVITSDGEIITGGHADNSIKLVSSDGAKTLETAFGHCAPVTCLALSPDNNFLVTGSRDSTVLLWRIHKAFTSRTSVSEPSTGSGAPSSASNTNLANSLANKGKKCRIEGPIQVLRGHRREIICCCVSSDQGVVVSSSESSDVLLHSIRKGRLIRRLVGVTADSLCISSDGIIMAWMSLEGSISVFTINGVLIAKAKLPFSCSISCMEISMDGQNALIGMNSCSSMDLSSSNDTSKDGNEIERLDVPSPSICFLNLYTLKVFHVLKLGQGQDISSLTLNVDNTNLLVSTEDKQLIIFTDPALSLKVVDQMLKLGWE